One genomic region from Zalophus californianus isolate mZalCal1 chromosome 2, mZalCal1.pri.v2, whole genome shotgun sequence encodes:
- the HMGB2 gene encoding high mobility group protein B2, with protein MGKGDPNKPRGKMSSYAFFVQTCREEHKKKHPDSSVNFAEFSKKCSERWKTMSAKEKSKFEDMAKSDKARYDREMKNYVPPKGDKKGKKKDPNAPKRPPSAFFLFCSEHRPKIKSEHPGLSIGDTAKKLGEMWSEQSAKDKQPYEQKAAKLKEKYEKDIAAYRAKGKSEAGKKGPGRPTGSKKKNEPEDEEEEEEEEEDEDDEEEEEDEE; from the exons ATGGGTAAAGGAGACCCCAACAAGCCGCGGGGCAAGATGTCCTCGTACGCCTTCTTCGTGCAGACTTGCCGGGAAGAGCACAAGAAGAAGCACCCAGACTCCTCCGTCAATTTCGCCGAATTCTCCAAGAAATGTTCGGAGAGATGGAAG ACCATGTCTGcaaaggaaaagtcaaaattTGAAGATATGGCAAAAAGTGACAAAGCTCGCTATGACAGGGAGATGAAAAATTATGTTCCTCCCAAAGgtgacaagaaaggaaagaaaaaagatcccaATGCTCCTAAAAGGCCTCC GTctgctttcttcctgttttgCTCTGAACATCGCCCAAAGATCAAAAGTGAACACCCTGGTTTATCCATTGGGGATACTGCAAAAAAACTGGGTGAAATGTGGTCTGAACAGTCAGCCAAAGATAAACAACCATATGAACAGAAAGCAGCTAAGCTAAAGGAGAAGTATGAAAAG GATATTGCTGCATATCGCGCCAAGGGCAAAAGTGAAGCGGGGAAGAAGGGCCCTGGCAGGCCAACAGGttcaaagaagaagaatgaaccagaggatgaggaggaagaggaagaggaggaagaagatgaagatgatgaggaagaggaggaagatgaagaataA